From the genome of Leptotrichia sp. oral taxon 847:
CAAACTGGGTTCGATGTATGCAGGACAGATCAGCATAATCAGTACTGATAAGGGTGCAGGAGTAAACTCAAGAGGAATTGTTTATTCAAGAGACAAAAAACTTGAAATTACAGCAGATGGAAAAATAAATGTTGCAAAAATTAAAGGGAACGGTATTGAAATTAATGGTACAGAGTACAATCAGGCTGAACTTGCCAGTTCTGATAAAGGAATTAATATCAATGCTAAAAATATTAAGCTAAATGGAGAAACACAGGCAGCTGGGGATATTAATTTAAATGGGAATACTCAAAATAACTCTAAAATATATTCTGAAGGAAATTTTAACACAAGAAGTCTTTTAAATACAGGCGATATTAATGTTGCTGGGAATTTTAAGGCTGATGATTTTAAAAATGTTTTGGCAGCTGTTAATACAGGTGGGAATTTGAATGTTAAAAACTTGGAAAACAGTGGTAGCATTCAAGTTTCTAGAAGTACAGGGATTGACGGAAAGTTAAATAATTCAGGTAACTTGACTTCTATAGACAAAATAACTGTAAAAAATGATATTTTAAATTCCGGAAATATTTCAACTAATGGAGATTTGTCAAGTAAAAATGCAGTTTCATCAGGTATGATTGTTGCAAATAATTTTACAACAAGTAATTTGCAGAATGATGGAAAAATCTTTACAAATGCGGATTTGAAAACAAAATATTTCAAAAATACTGGAGAAATTTCAGCCGTTGGGAAAATATCAAGCGACAGTATGGTTTCAAGTGGAAGCATTAGAACAAATGAAGCTCTTGATATTTCAGGTGACTTGAATAATGACGGGACTTTACAGAGTGCTAAAGATATTACGGTTTCAAGTAACATTAAAAATAGCGGTAAAATTTATGCTGGCGGAAATTTATCAGGAAAGGATGCTGTTTCAAGCGGGAAAATAGTTTCTAAAAATTTAAGAGTGAATGACCTTAAAAATGATGGAGAAATTTTTACAAATGAAGATCTTCAGGCTAAAAATGTTACGAATACTGGTAAAATAGCATCTGCTGGAAATATTTCCACAAAAGATTTGAAAACTTCAGGAAGCATAAAATCTAATAGAAAAGTTACAGTTTCAGGAAAGCTTGAAAATGATGGGGATTTGGAAGCTGTAGAAGATATAAAGGTTTCGGGAAATGTAAGAAACACTAAAGAGATAGCGACAAATGGTAATTTTTCTGGTAAGAATGTGGTTTCAAAAGGGAAAATTATTTCCAAAAATTTTGAATCTGATGATTTGGATAATGATGGGAAAATTTCTTCAAATGAGAATGTAAAAGCTAGAAATATTAAAAATACTGGAGAGATTCAGGCTGTAGGATCAATATCAGGAAATAATTTAAAAACTTCAGGAAAAGTTAGGGCAAATAAAAAAATTACAGTTTCAGGAGAACTTGAAAATGGTGGGGATTTAGAATCAGGAAAAAGTCTGACTGTTTCAAAAAATATTAAGAATACTGGAAAGATTGCTGTAAATGAGGATATTTCAGGGAAAGATACTCAAAATTCAGGAACCATGTATTCTAAAAATCTTAAAACTGATAATTTGAAAAACGATGGAAAAGTTGAAGTTGGAAACGATTTGAAAACGGCGGATATTGAAAATACTAAAGATATTACAGCTGTTGGGAAAATCTCAGGGAAAAATGTCAATAATTCTGGAAAAATTTTGACTAATGGAACACTGGATGTTAAGAATGTTAAAAATATTGGAAAAATTGCAGCAGGAAGTGATGTTACATCGCAAAGGCTTGAAAATTCAGGAGTTCTGGCGACAAATGGGAACATTACGACTTCGGATTCGATGACTAACAGCGGAAATATTGAGGGTAAAAATCTTGATATAACTGGTTTGGAATTCACAAATAGCGGTAAAATATCAGCTGACAACATTAGGGCAAGGGTTAATGACACTAAAAATAATGGAAGTATTTCTTCAGCAAATGACATTGATTTAACGACAAATACTTTAACGAATACAAAAGAAATGCTGGCAGTAAACGACATAAATTCAAATAATGCGACAGTTTTAAATTCAGGAAAAATGGCTTCAAACGGTAAAATACTGCTAAATAATTCAAGCATTACAAATATTGGACAGATTTTGTCTGGAGAAATTTCTATGCAAAATGCGAAAAAATTTGATAATACTGGAACTGTAAAAGGGAATAAGACGGTTCTTACAACTGACCAGGATCTAAATCTGGTTGGAAATTTGCATGGAGAAAGCTTGCTTGAAATTTCAGGAAACAACATTACAAACAATGGAAATACGACAGGGGCGGGGCTTATTAAAATAAGTTCTAATGACTTTACAAATAATAAGGAACTGGCTTCAAATGCTGTGATTATTGATGGTCGTGGGAATGTTGTAAACAACAATATGATTACTGGAAATGATGGTAAAATTAATGGAAACAGCATTACTAACAATGATTTGATCGCTTTTGATAATTATCTTGAGATGAATGCTAAAAGTAAGGTCTTGAATAATAAAGATAAAAGTATTTATGGTGGTCAAACTTTAATTATTCACGGTCAGGAACTGATGAATGATGAAGGTGAAATTCTTGGTGGAAATATGGATCTGAATGCTTCTAAAATCACTAATAATGTTGGAACTGTTCAGTCAACTGGGGATATTTTCGTTACTTCAAATGATTTTCAGAATATTGGAAGAGTTACTGGTTTAGGAAATTATGAGAAGTATTATGAAACTTGGGATGGACAAAGATTATCTGAATCAGAAATTGCAAGTAAATGGCTGCTTAATGATAATGGAGGATGGAAGAAAAAAACTAGCGGACATACTAGAAAAAAAGCAAGAAAAGAACAAAAAGAGTGGTTTGAAAAACAAATCCAGAATAATAATAAATCTGAATCTAAATCATATCTGCTTACAAAATATGAGCAATTTTTTAGATCGATTTTAGGACATACAAACGTAGATGATTCAAAAAAAGTAGCAAGCAGTACCAAAGATCCGACAATACCTCTTGTTGGAAAATTAAAAAGTAAAGCATCAACTGAATATGGAAAAGTCCTGGCAAATGGAAACATTACAATAAATTCAGGTAATTTTAAAAATAAGGACAGTTTAATTTCAGGTGGAGGCTTAGTCAATATTACTGCAACAAATTTTGAAAATTCAGTAAGCATTGATGATAAAAATCCTATAAAACTAAAAAATGGTAGAGAGATATTGGATTTAAATATCAAGGAGGGAACTCATCATCATATTCTAAGAACTACTCTAGTTGCTGTTCACACAAGAGATATGGTTGACGAGGATATAGGCTATGCAACAGGACAGCCTTCTATCATTGAAGGTTCACTTGTAAACGTGAATGCTCCAAATATCATAAAAAATTCTATTGAAGCAGGAAACGGAAAAGTACTGAATAATGGTGGGGCAACTGGTAGAGCCTTGATTTCTTCAAATTCAATAGGAATTAACAAGGGTACAGGTTCAGCAAATGGAGCGGTTCAGGTTGCTGGAAATGCTTTACTATCCAAAGTAAATAGCGGCTTTAATGGAAATTTACAGGTTAATGGCAGCAGCAATAATAGTTTTGACAGGGCAATACAAATTTCAGGAAATAATTCAGTTATTCAAAATATTAAAAAAACTGGAACAATTGATGTAAACCCACTATTAAGCAGCGCAATGTTTACGATGAATATGAGTCCATCTTCAAAATATCTTCTAGAAACTCGTTCAAAATACATAAGTCTAGGTCAATACTATGGAAGCGACTACTTCACTTCAAGAGTTGGGTATTCGGAAATTTGGGACAGAAGTAAAAGATTAGGAGATGCCTTTTATGAAAATCAATTGCTTACAAGAGCTTTAAATGAAAAGCTTGGAACAAGCTTTTTGAACGGAAAATCTAATCAGGAATTGATTCAGTCAATGATGGATAATGCGGCTGATGAAAAAGCAAGGCTTGGTCTTGTTGTCGGTCAGGCATTGACTCAGGATCAGATAAATGCCTTAAATGAAGATATTATCTGGTATGTCTCAAAGGAAGTGAATGGAGTCAGTGTTTTGACACCACAAATTTACTTGTCAAGCAGAACTAGGGAAAGCATAAGCGATGACACTAGAAATAGAATTGGTGGAATAAATGGAACTTATGTCAAGACTAAAGATTTTGTAAATGACGGGACAAAATGGGGTAACGGCGGAGTTACCTATGTTGAAGCGAATACTGTGAGAAATGAGACTACAACAAATCTTCTTTCTGAAATTTCAGGAGATAGAACATTCATAAGTTCAGTTGGAAATATTGAAAATATCGGCGGAAAAATAAAGGGAAATGAAGTTGTAGGTTTAATTTCTGAAAATGGAAATGTAATCAACAATACAACCAAAAGAAAAGTAGGATTCAATAATGGCGAGTTTGACAGAAGCTGGCATGAAGAAATAGGCTCAATTGGGCAAATTTCTTCAAATGGATTAACTTTTATTAAGGGTAACAGCTATGAGTCAACAGGAGGAATTCTAAACACAAATCATCTTGAACTTGATGTAAATAAATTCAATGTATCGGCATTGTCTTTAAGCGGTGAAGATAAATTCGGCAAGGGCAGCAATAATTACACAAAATATGGTGCAACAGAACATTTAGGCGGAGAAGTAACTGCAAATTCTACTTCAGGAAGAATAGGAGATTTAAACCTTACAGGCTCAGCATTTATTGGCGGAGATACACAAGGTCTGAAAATTGGGAAAGTGAATGTAGAATCCGCTGTAAACAGTTACGACTTGGAGTCAAAACAGACAAGTAAGAATACGGTTTCTAAAAGCAGTACATACATAAAATCTCATCAGGAAGAAAATGTTGCAGGAAATTTACAGCTTAGCGGAGCAAGAATTGAAGGAAACTTGACAGGAATCGGAAGTAACATTGATTTAGGTGAAAATACCTTTGTTGGCGGGAAATTGACAACAGATTCGAGAGAATTACATAATAGTTTTTATGAAAAAAATACGTCCAGAGGATTTAGTGCAGGAATTAGTCACGGAACGGCTTCATTAAATTATGGAAAATCAGGCAGCACCTATGATGAAAAAGATACGATAAATGCCAAATCAAATTTAAGAATTGGCGATGGAAGTGTGCTAAATAACGGAGCGGAAATTACTGCCACAAATTTTGAGTATGGAAATATTCAAATTAATAATGGTGACGTAAAATATGGTGCAAGAATTGATACAAGAGATGTAAAAACTACTTCAAGAAGTAGTAATTTTGGTGTGTCAATTGGAATAAACAGTCCAATTAAAGATAGAATTGAACAAGCAGCTGGAGCTGTAAAGCAAGCTAGAAGGGGAGATACGATAGGTGGTCTTGTAGCGGGAGTAAATGCAGGAACTGGAATGGTTTCAGGACTTGCAGGAAATCAAGGGACAAGACAGGCTTATCACACAGGAAATTTAAGTCAAAGTGAAGTAAGAAATGCGAGTGCAAACAATAACTTTTATGCAAATATTGGAGTAAATGCAGGATATTCTACTTCTAAAAACAGTAACAACTCCCACAATGAAAGTGCCGTAGTTACGACAATGAAACCAATGCATGAAAATTCAAGCATAACTTACAACAATGTAAACAACATAACTTATCAAGGAACACAGGCTCAAGGTGGAACATTCATTTACAACAATGTTAAAAATATTCGGAAGGAAGCAGTAGAACTTCATAACAGCAGCAGTTCAAGAAGTTCAAATTTTGGAATAAGTACGGGAGCGACAATTGGATATGGCTACGGAACACAGATTACTGGAAATGGTGGAAGTGTTTCTGCAAATAGAAGTAATCAAAATACGAATGAAACTATTTATCAAAATGGTAATTTTCAAAATGTAAATGAAGTTCACAATAATACTGGTACAATGACACTTTCAGGATTTAACCAGGAAGGCGGAAAAGTTACAGGTAATATCGGCAAGTTGGTTGTAGAAAGTAGACAGAACACAAGCACGACAACTGGAAGATCAAGCGGTGCAAGTGTAGGAATAAATGCAAATGGAGTTCCTAGTTCTTTAAATGTAAATGGAAGCAGAACAAATGGAAGTAGAGCATTTGTAGATAATCAAAGCAGCTTTATTGTTGGAGAGGGAAGTAATCTTCATGTTGGTACAGTTGAAAATACTGGAGCAATTATTGGAAAACAGAGTGAAAACGGTACTACATTTAAAGTTGATAAGTATGTTGGCCACGATATTCAAAACTACGATACAATGACAACAACTGGAATTTCAGTAGGGACTTCATTAGGAAAATCTCCTAGAGTTACAAATATCGGATTTAATCAAGAAACAGGAGATAAACAAGGAGTAACTAGAAATACAGTAGTTGGAAATGTAGAAATAGGAGAAGCTTCTGGAAGTCCAATAAATAAGGATGTTACAAAAGCTAATGAAGTTACAAAAGATGTACAGCATTCGACTAATATTAATGTTGAGAGTCAGACTATTGAGTATGCTACTAATCCTGGTAAGTTGAAAGAAGATTTGAATAAGGCTAAAGATGAAATAAAGGATGTTACAAAGGCACTTGATAATTCAATTCATGACCCGGGAGATGACAACAGAAATTTCTTTGGACAGTTGAGAGAAACTAGACTTTCTGAGACAGTCAATAATATTGCTGGAGAGAGATTGAAAGTTGCACAAACAAGAAAAGAAATAGCAAGTGCCTTTGAAGAGGCTTACTCTGATTTGGGATATAAAAATGTAAAAGTAATTTTTACAACACCTGAACATGCTAGTCAATTGATTGATGAAAATGGAAAACCAAAGGCTGGAACGGCTTATATAAATAAAAAAACAGGTGAAAAAACAATATTTATCAATGAAAATGCTGAGGAAAATCAAACAAAAACAGGACTTATTGGAGTAATTGCTGAAGAAGGAAGCCATATTATAAATGGAGTTGAAGGAAGACAAATAGAAACAGGAACTGAAGAAAAAGGACTTGAAAGTACAGGAAGAGCAACTAATGAATATTTCCAAGAAAAATATAAAGATGATGCTGACAAGTTAATAATTCATAAATCTGATGGGATTGACTATTCTGGAATTGATTTTGGAGAAAATGTAGGAGATAGAAAAGGAAAAGAAATTACAAGTACTTTTCTAGATTTCGTACCTTATGTTGGAACAGCAAAAGGTATAATTGAAGGAATAACGGGGAGAGATTTAGTAACTGGTGAAAAAATTGACCTATTTTCAAGAGTGATGGGAATAATTCCAGGTGCAAAAGCAGTAGGTAAAGGAACAAAAGCAACAGTTAAAGGAATAAAAGCATCAGGTAAAATAATAAAAAATTCCAAAAAAATAAAAGTAGTGTTATCAGATGGTTCAAAAATAACATTAAAGTCAAATGAAGTTACTAAATTAGAAAATAAATTTAAATTTAAAATATCTACGAAAAAAGAAAATATTAAGATAAAATCTACGCGAACAATTAATTCGAGTAAAATAAAATCAGATATACTTCAAACAAATAAAAATATAAAGTTTAACGCATTAAAAACTAACATAAAGGGACAAAAAGTTTTTAAAAATTCAAAAGGTTTTGTCTTTTATGCAGATGATTTTCATTATCCAGTTCATTATGAAGTTTTTAAAAATGGGAAGCATGTAGGTATAATAGATGCGAAGACTCTACAAAAAAATAAAGGAAATTTTGATATAAAATCTGTTAATACAAGTGAAGCCAAAAAAGGAAGAACTATAAATATGAAATGAAAGGAGAATATTAATGTATAGAAAAATAAAAATTTTTCAAGATATTTATTTGTATAATTATTACGAAAACAATATTTTTATTTCGGATTATATTGTATATAAAAAAATATATTAGGTACTTTTTATTTTAAAAAAGAAAATAATGTGTCTGAGTATTCTTGCTTAAATAATTATATTCAAATTGGAATGAAGATAGAGATAGATATAGATGATAAAACCTTTTCGATATGTACAATAGATGAAAATGAGGAAGAAATAGGAAGAAGTTTAGTTTATGATATAAAAACAGGAAAAATATATCATAATATAATTTCAATTAACAATAAATGGTATTATGAAAAAGATTTTACGGTAATTAATAAAGATAAAAATTCAGTAGAAAAATCCTTGATATTAGATAAAAAAATCATATTAAAAAAAATCTTTTATAATGAAAAATGTATAGATTTTAAATTATTTAAAAGTAATAAATTATATGGTTTTAGAGAAATTAGAGATAATAATGGTAAATTATTACTAAGAGGAAGTTATTTAAATGGGAAAAAAATAGGATTATGGTATGAATATGAAAATGGAAAGATTATTTATAAAGCTTCTTTTGATGAGAAAGAGAGACTTTGTGGATTATGTAAAGAATATGACTTAAACGGAAAATTATTAGCAAAAGAAATTTATCTAAAAGGTAATCTAATAAAAAGGATAGAAATATAAAGAAAAATTACATGTACCGTAAATTTTGCATAATCAAATAGAAGATTATTTTTCGGCTTGTTAAAATATATTCCAAATAAATAAGAATACGGTTTCTAAAAGCAGTACATACATAAAATCTCATCAGGAAGAAAATGTTGCAGGAAATTTACAACTTAGCGGAGCAAGAATTGAAGGAAACTTGACAGGAATCGGAAGTAACATTGATTTAGGTGAAAATACCTTTGTTGGCGGAAAATTGACAACAGATTCGAGAGAATTACATAATAGTTTTTATGAAAAAAATACGTCCAGAGGATTTAGTGCAGGAATTAGTCACGGAACGGCTTCATTAAATTATGGAAAATCAAGCAGCGCCTATGATGAAAAAGATACGATAAATGCCAAATCAAATTTAAGAATTGGCGATGGAAGTGTGCTAAATAACGGAGCGGAAATTACAGCCACAAACTTTGAATACGGAAATATTCAGATTAATAATGGTGATGTAAAATATGGTGCAAGAATTGATACAAGAGATGTAAAAACTACTTCAAGAAGCAGTAATTTTGGTGTGTCAATTGGAATAAGCAGTCCGATTAAAGATAGAATTGAACAAGCAGCTGGAGCTGTAAAGCAAGTTAGAAGGGGAGATACAATAGGTGGACTTGTAGCTGGAGTAAATGCAGGAACTGGAATGGTTTCAGGACTTGCAGGAAATCAAGGGACAAGACAGGCTTATCACACAGGAAATTTAAGTCAAAGTGAAGTAAGAAATGCGAGTGCAAACAATAACTTTTATGCAAATATTGGAGTAAATGCAGGATATTCTACTTCTAAAAATAGTAACAACTCCCACAATGAAAGTGCTGTAGTTACGACAATGAAACCAATGGATGAAAATTCAAGCATAACTTACAACAATGTAAACAACATAACTTATCAGGGGACACAGGCACAAGGTGGAACATTTATCTACAACAATGTAAAAAATATTCAGAAGGAAGCAGTAGAGCTTCATAACAGCAGCAGTTCAAGAAGTTCAAACTTTGGAATAAGTACGGGAGCGACAATTGGATATGGCTACGGAACACAGATTACTGGAAATGGTGGAAGTGTTTCTGCAAATAGAAGTAATTTGAATACAACTGAAACTGTTTATCAAAATGGTAATTTTCAAAATGTAAATGAAGTTCACAATAATACTGGTACAATGACACTTTCAGGATTTAATCAGGAAGGCGGAAAAGTCACAGGTAATATCGGCAAGCTGGTTGTAGAAAGCAGACAGAACACAAGCACAACAACTGGAAGATCAAGCGGAGCAAGTGTAGGAATAAGTGCAAATGGAGTTCCTAGTTCTTTAAATGTAAATGGAAGCAGAACAAGCGGAAGTAGAGCATTTGTAGATAATCAAAGCAGCTTTATTGTTGGTGAAGGAAGTAATCTTCATGTCGGTACAGTTGAAAATACTGGAGCAATTATTGGAAAACAGAGTGAAAATGGTACTACATTTAAAGCTGATAAGTATATTGGCCACGATATTCAAAACTATGATACAATGACAACAACAGGAGTTTCAGTAGGGACTTCATTAGGAAAGTCTCCTAGAGTTACAAACATTGGATTTAATCAAGAGGATAGGGATAAACAGGGAGTAACTAGAAATACGGTAGTTGGAAATGTAGAAATAGGAGAAGCTTCTGGAAGTCCAATAAATAGAGATGTTACAAGAGCAAATGAAGTTACGAAAGATAAACAACATTCGACTAAAATCAATGTTGAGAGCCAGACTATTGAGTATGCTACTAATCCTGGTAAACTGAAAGAGGATATTGGAAAAGCCAAAGGGGAAATAAATGACATAAAATGGGCAATAAAAGAGTCAATTCACGATAGAGGAGATGACAACAGGAACTTCTTTGGACAGCTTTCAGAAGTTAGACTGGACAAGAGTCTTGAAAATATAACGAGCGAAAGACTGATAGGTAAGACAGTAGATACTGAAATAGCAGATGTTTTTAAGGATGCCTATAAAGATTTAGGATACGATATAAACATCATATTTTCAGATCCTAAAAATTCTCCGCAATTATTAGATGAAAAAGGAAAACCAAAAACAGGAACGGCTTATGTACGTGATGAGAATGGAAAGAAAATCAAGACAATAATAATCAATGGAGAAGATCCTAAGAATGCAACAAAGGCTGGACTTATCGGAACAATAGTTGAAGAGGGAAGCCACGTAATAGGAAAAGTCGAAGGTAGACAAAGAAAAACTGGAACTGATGAGAAAGGATTAGAAAGCACAGGAAGAGCTTCAAATGAATACTTTGCTGAAAAATACAAGGATGACAATACACCTATTAGTATTCATTCGGATGGTAAGGATTATTCCAATGTTGATTTTGGGGAGAATGTGGGAGATACTGCAAGTTCAGTTAATCTCTATAGATTAGTAGGAGCTTTAATTAATGCAGAAAAAGTATTATCTCAAAATTATAGTGATAAACATAAATATTTCTCCGTGTTGAAAGAAGTAGGAAAATATGCAGGACATAGAGTTGGAAGCCCATATGAGGCATTGTATTTAATATCAAAAAAAGGTAGGAAAAATGTTTTAAATAATAATAATTTAGATATAAAAAGTTTTGATCCAGAGGGATGGAAGAGAGTTGAAGGAAGAAATGAATATAAAAAAGCAGTAGAAAGTGTAAAAATTAAGGCAAAAAATATTGCACTTAACATTTTAAGAGAAAAACCTGACACTAAATATTTAGAACGACGTAGTAAGGGAGATATTGTTTCTGGATTTAAATTAGAAGGATCTGAAAAAATAATAGATAAAAAAGTTTCTAATACTTTAGAATTTGCTTTAGGGAGTCCTGTTATTACTGGAACAGCACTAATACAGAAAAATGTGAAATCTAATGGTAGGATAGATTTAAAAATTAGTGTCAGATATAATCTATCAGATGAATTTGGAGATGTTTATGGTATAAAAGAAGCTCAAAAAAAATTCTGGAAAATATTAGGATTAAAAAATATGCCTCAATTAATTCCATCAGAATATGGAGCTCCTTATGGAATGTTAGGACCTTCTAAAACTGAGAAAATTCTTTCAGAACAATTTAAATCGAAAAAAGAATATTTAAAATTTTTGGAAGGAAAATATTAAAAATGAGAAAAAAATTATTACAATTTTCTATATCAATCTTTCTATTAGTTTTTATAAAGTATGTAGGCTTTTTTCTGTTTGGAATTTTTCCTTTATTATTTAATTTATTAACTTTAAAAACTGAATATGATACAAATGGTAAAAATTTAAAACTTTCAAAAAGTTATAATATAATAGATTGTGATTTTGGAAATTATTTAGTCTTACATGGACCAGAATATTTGTATTCTTTCAAAAAAAAAGATTATCTTAGCTATGATTATGGGGTAGTAACAAAACTTGTCAAAAATGGAAATGATTGGATAGGTTTTATTCGAGATGAAGACAAAGAAAAAATAAAATATTATATGGTTAATTTTTCAAAAGAAGATGAAGGGTTTTATAGAGCATCAGAAAAAAAAGTTAGGGAAGTACATGGATATTTTATAATAAATGAAAAAGAAGCTGTCTTCAATTTATCTGAAGAAGAATTAAAAAACAGAAAAATAAATAAGATAGAATTTAAAAACCCTGGTTATTATGTAGCAAAATATGGAGAAAATACGTGTAAAGATATTCTTAAAACAAAATAGTTTTGTTCGGCAATCTTTTATTTGAAGAATAATATTAAAGTATAATAATACTGTTGATAAAAATGATAA
Proteins encoded in this window:
- a CDS encoding hemagglutinin repeat-containing protein, whose product is MTGIGSNIDLGENTFVGGKLTTDSRELHNSFYEKNTSRGFSAGISHGTASLNYGKSSSAYDEKDTINAKSNLRIGDGSVLNNGAEITATNFEYGNIQINNGDVKYGARIDTRDVKTTSRSSNFGVSIGISSPIKDRIEQAAGAVKQVRRGDTIGGLVAGVNAGTGMVSGLAGNQGTRQAYHTGNLSQSEVRNASANNNFYANIGVNAGYSTSKNSNNSHNESAVVTTMKPMDENSSITYNNVNNITYQGTQAQGGTFIYNNVKNIQKEAVELHNSSSSRSSNFGISTGATIGYGYGTQITGNGGSVSANRSNLNTTETVYQNGNFQNVNEVHNNTGTMTLSGFNQEGGKVTGNIGKLVVESRQNTSTTTGRSSGASVGISANGVPSSLNVNGSRTSGSRAFVDNQSSFIVGEGSNLHVGTVENTGAIIGKQSENGTTFKADKYIGHDIQNYDTMTTTGVSVGTSLGKSPRVTNIGFNQEDRDKQGVTRNTVVGNVEIGEASGSPINRDVTRANEVTKDKQHSTKINVESQTIEYATNPGKLKEDIGKAKGEINDIKWAIKESIHDRGDDNRNFFGQLSEVRLDKSLENITSERLIGKTVDTEIADVFKDAYKDLGYDINIIFSDPKNSPQLLDEKGKPKTGTAYVRDENGKKIKTIIINGEDPKNATKAGLIGTIVEEGSHVIGKVEGRQRKTGTDEKGLESTGRASNEYFAEKYKDDNTPISIHSDGKDYSNVDFGENVGDTASSVNLYRLVGALINAEKVLSQNYSDKHKYFSVLKEVGKYAGHRVGSPYEALYLISKKGRKNVLNNNNLDIKSFDPEGWKRVEGRNEYKKAVESVKIKAKNIALNILREKPDTKYLERRSKGDIVSGFKLEGSEKIIDKKVSNTLEFALGSPVITGTALIQKNVKSNGRIDLKISVRYNLSDEFGDVYGIKEAQKKFWKILGLKNMPQLIPSEYGAPYGMLGPSKTEKILSEQFKSKKEYLKFLEGKY